One window of Chloroflexus aggregans DSM 9485 genomic DNA carries:
- a CDS encoding dynamin family protein: MITLPFGLFRRRRLTTEQQDAILTELEELLQRIGAALERFTDVDPADRNALEGSRASLRELFLIVVAGEFNSGKSTFLNALLGAQVLPEGVTPTTDAITLLKYGPEPFDELIEPGLRLHHYPADILRQLTVVDTPGTNAVIRHHERLTRDYIPRADLVIFLTSADRPFTESERAFLELIKEWGKKIVVVINKADILTTAEQDQVAQFVREHVNRVLEQSPELFMVSARRALQARQQTGNGADEQWQASGMAAIEHFVIDTLDEETRFRLKVLSPIGVARRITTKYLTATEDRLATLRDDIHALDQIDRQLALFGDELRQDAEYYLAEIDHVLTSLQERGERFCDETIRLTRIRELIDADRLRAAFEETVIGDAYQQIDKQVQKLIDWLMEKNLRLQQSVDEFIQQRTLAYREQIVGSVGGSFAYNRQALLERIGQAAHTAIAGYDRQAEAQQLAGELQSSVAATAITGVGALGLGATLVAIFHTVLLDMTGILAALTVAGLGLAILPAKRRQAKETLRKKIDEVREQLRKGLRQQIERESERTILQIRERNAPFIRFVRAQQEQLLDLQRTFSDLAVAVEKFAKQVG, from the coding sequence GTGATAACACTGCCTTTTGGCCTTTTTCGCCGTCGTCGCCTCACGACCGAACAGCAAGACGCGATCTTAACCGAATTAGAGGAACTCTTACAACGGATTGGCGCCGCCCTTGAGCGCTTCACCGATGTTGATCCGGCCGACCGTAACGCGCTCGAAGGCAGTCGGGCTAGTTTGCGAGAACTGTTTTTGATCGTGGTAGCCGGTGAGTTTAATTCTGGCAAATCGACGTTCCTCAACGCCTTGCTCGGCGCGCAAGTGCTTCCCGAAGGGGTTACGCCAACGACTGATGCGATTACGCTGCTCAAATATGGTCCTGAACCGTTCGACGAGCTGATCGAACCCGGTCTGCGACTACACCACTATCCGGCCGATATTCTCCGCCAGTTGACGGTAGTCGATACACCCGGTACCAACGCCGTAATCCGTCATCACGAACGGTTAACGCGCGACTATATTCCGCGAGCCGACTTAGTGATCTTTCTTACATCGGCCGACCGCCCCTTTACCGAAAGCGAACGCGCTTTTCTTGAACTGATCAAAGAGTGGGGCAAAAAGATCGTCGTAGTGATCAATAAAGCCGATATTCTCACCACGGCCGAGCAAGATCAAGTGGCGCAATTTGTCCGAGAACACGTCAACCGTGTTCTTGAACAATCACCTGAACTGTTTATGGTCTCTGCTCGCCGAGCCTTACAAGCTCGTCAGCAAACCGGCAACGGTGCCGATGAACAGTGGCAAGCGAGTGGGATGGCGGCCATCGAACATTTTGTCATCGATACGCTCGATGAAGAGACCCGTTTCCGCCTCAAGGTACTGTCACCAATCGGTGTAGCTCGTCGGATTACGACCAAATATCTCACTGCAACCGAAGACCGTCTCGCGACGTTGCGTGATGATATTCACGCTCTCGACCAGATTGACCGCCAGTTGGCGCTGTTTGGTGATGAGTTACGACAAGATGCCGAGTATTATCTCGCCGAGATCGACCATGTGCTAACCTCACTGCAAGAGCGCGGCGAGCGCTTTTGCGATGAGACGATCCGCCTCACTCGGATTCGCGAGTTGATCGACGCCGACCGTCTGCGCGCTGCGTTTGAGGAAACGGTGATCGGTGATGCCTATCAGCAGATCGACAAACAAGTGCAAAAACTCATCGATTGGTTGATGGAAAAGAACCTTCGTCTGCAACAGAGTGTTGACGAGTTTATTCAGCAACGTACCTTAGCGTATCGCGAACAGATAGTGGGGAGTGTCGGCGGGAGCTTCGCGTACAACCGACAAGCGTTACTCGAACGTATCGGACAGGCAGCTCATACCGCTATCGCCGGTTACGACCGGCAAGCCGAGGCGCAACAACTCGCCGGTGAACTCCAATCCTCAGTTGCAGCCACAGCCATTACCGGTGTTGGAGCATTGGGTCTTGGCGCGACGTTGGTCGCTATCTTTCACACCGTCCTGCTCGATATGACCGGCATTCTGGCGGCATTAACCGTTGCCGGCCTCGGTCTCGCTATTTTACCGGCCAAACGCCGTCAAGCCAAAGAGACGCTGCGTAAAAAGATTGATGAAGTGCGTGAACAGTTGCGCAAAGGGCTGCGCCAACAGATCGAGCGCGAAAGCGAACGCACGATCCTCCAAATCCGTGAACGCAATGCACCGTTCATCCGCTTTGTTCGTGCCCAGCAAGAGCAATTACTCGATTTGCAGCGCACATTCTCTGATCTTGCCGTCGCGGTGGAGAAATTTGCTAAGCAGGTCGGGTGA
- a CDS encoding response regulator translates to MAAYRILVYDDDPTAALITQRGLQTLLGDEVIVQATTNANEAWLACANGNVDLLIVDPSPYGAAAALIRAVRTYRPYLPILALTAYDTPGLRARMQALGVELYAAKPIELRELAPLVVQALHHSANGVVNN, encoded by the coding sequence ATGGCGGCTTATCGTATTCTAGTTTACGACGATGACCCAACCGCAGCGCTCATCACCCAGCGTGGCTTGCAGACATTGCTTGGCGATGAGGTGATTGTGCAGGCAACCACGAACGCAAATGAGGCGTGGCTAGCGTGTGCCAACGGGAATGTTGATCTGTTGATCGTTGATCCAAGTCCCTACGGCGCCGCTGCTGCGCTAATCCGGGCCGTGCGTACCTACCGGCCCTACCTGCCGATCCTTGCCCTCACTGCTTACGATACCCCCGGTTTACGGGCACGGATGCAGGCACTTGGAGTGGAATTGTACGCAGCTAAGCCGATTGAGCTGCGTGAACTAGCACCGTTGGTTGTCCAGGCGTTGCATCATTCTGCCAATGGTGTGGTGAACAATTAG
- a CDS encoding sensor histidine kinase: MIEREDAIAYIAKLERELQAAQSRIAALEREAALYLQHNRDLNRRLAALLSVSAALLIAHDIDTVVTIVVQRAIELFPGTATAYIYLFEHEPEERLQLRASAPEHTTPLFCSILAGIGAKAPRALLINGPELEYLLHQQQPEATLVRDSRQWPQSVLLAPLRIERQRMGVLIVCSEQLSHLYHPRDLPFVQALADLTVIAIDEIHQRQRATALQHDLALTQSLRAEAEARLNAAQAQLLQSAKLAAVGELSASVAHEINNPLYAARNSLYLVEQDLPPDAPQRTFLTIAQQELSRIARIITRMRDFYRPSRGELTNANINALLRETLELVTTHLRHSHVTVHTQLAPDLPPIVAHADQLRQVFLNIILNACDAMPGGGELTVRSELIASRPEEPMTLAVSISDTGVGIDPEHIPHLFEPFYTTKPHGTGLGLAISAHIITQHGGRILVDSQPGVGTTFTILLPLEPPPTAVAQGQ, from the coding sequence ATGATCGAGCGCGAGGATGCGATCGCATATATTGCCAAACTCGAACGCGAATTGCAGGCAGCCCAAAGTCGAATCGCCGCTCTCGAACGCGAAGCTGCATTATATTTACAACACAACCGTGATCTGAATCGACGACTGGCAGCGCTGTTGTCGGTATCGGCTGCGCTCTTAATCGCCCACGATATTGATACGGTTGTCACGATCGTCGTGCAACGGGCCATAGAGTTATTTCCGGGAACAGCGACGGCTTATATCTATTTGTTCGAGCACGAACCGGAAGAGCGGCTGCAACTACGGGCCTCGGCACCCGAACATACCACACCGCTTTTCTGTTCGATCTTGGCCGGGATAGGGGCTAAGGCCCCACGAGCTTTACTCATCAACGGGCCGGAGTTGGAGTATCTCTTGCATCAGCAGCAACCTGAGGCGACGTTGGTACGTGACAGTCGTCAATGGCCGCAGAGCGTCTTGTTAGCCCCGTTGCGAATTGAACGGCAACGGATGGGAGTGCTGATCGTCTGCAGCGAGCAACTCTCGCATCTGTATCACCCGCGTGATCTGCCATTTGTACAGGCACTCGCCGATCTGACCGTCATTGCGATCGATGAAATCCATCAGCGTCAGCGTGCTACCGCGTTGCAGCACGATTTAGCCCTCACCCAATCGCTGCGCGCCGAAGCTGAAGCTCGCCTTAATGCAGCTCAAGCACAACTGCTGCAAAGTGCCAAGCTGGCTGCGGTCGGTGAATTGTCAGCTTCAGTGGCCCACGAGATCAACAATCCCCTCTACGCTGCCCGTAATAGCCTGTATCTGGTTGAACAAGATTTGCCCCCCGACGCACCACAACGTACCTTTCTGACGATTGCGCAACAAGAGCTGAGCCGGATCGCACGCATCATTACTCGCATGCGCGATTTCTACCGTCCTTCACGCGGTGAACTCACTAATGCCAACATCAATGCGCTGCTGCGCGAGACGCTCGAATTAGTGACAACCCATCTACGCCATAGCCACGTCACGGTACATACCCAACTAGCGCCCGATCTACCGCCGATCGTGGCCCATGCCGATCAGTTGCGTCAAGTGTTTTTGAACATTATTCTGAACGCCTGTGATGCAATGCCCGGTGGTGGCGAACTCACCGTGCGTAGCGAATTGATCGCTAGCCGACCTGAGGAGCCAATGACGCTGGCTGTCTCGATTAGCGATACGGGCGTCGGGATCGATCCTGAGCATATTCCCCATCTCTTCGAGCCATTTTACACCACCAAACCTCACGGTACCGGCCTTGGTCTTGCGATTAGCGCACATATCATTACACAGCACGGCGGACGAATCCTCGTTGACAGTCAACCCGGCGTTGGTACGACCTTTACAATTTTGCTGCCACTGGAACCGCCACCAACGGCAGTCGCTCAGGGGCAGTAA
- a CDS encoding response regulator transcription factor, which translates to MTNQPRVLVVDDEQNIRLTLNALLSRAGYAVTTAATGEEAVELFERESFDLMLVDLQMPGMKGMEVVAKVREAGHDAIIIVLTGHGSLDSAIEGIRYGIFDYLLKTSDPNQILARVAAGLEERAARRRQSDLLGTIGAAVQELTGGKVTVTPPVSAPPAATPPSSSTTTEPTGRILTIGPLTLDTWHQTATLNGRSLNLTPTEFRLLLCLAEHAGQMLSYTQLVRCAQGYETTDLEAGELIKPHIHHLRQKIEPEPSAPRYLLNVRGKGYILQI; encoded by the coding sequence ATGACCAACCAGCCGCGAGTGTTGGTAGTCGATGACGAGCAGAATATTCGCCTAACCCTCAATGCCTTACTGAGCCGTGCCGGCTATGCGGTGACGACAGCAGCAACCGGCGAAGAGGCTGTCGAGCTATTTGAGCGTGAATCATTTGATCTCATGCTGGTTGATTTACAGATGCCCGGTATGAAAGGGATGGAAGTGGTAGCGAAGGTCCGTGAAGCCGGTCACGATGCGATAATTATCGTCTTAACCGGTCACGGTTCGCTCGATTCGGCTATTGAAGGTATTCGCTATGGTATTTTTGATTATCTCTTAAAGACCAGCGATCCGAACCAGATTTTAGCCCGTGTCGCAGCAGGACTTGAAGAACGGGCTGCTCGCCGTCGCCAGAGCGACCTGCTCGGGACGATTGGGGCCGCCGTGCAGGAGTTGACCGGTGGAAAGGTGACGGTGACGCCACCGGTATCGGCACCGCCGGCTGCAACCCCACCTTCGTCGTCAACCACAACTGAACCAACCGGGCGTATCTTAACGATTGGTCCGCTCACCCTCGATACGTGGCATCAGACGGCGACCCTTAATGGTCGTTCGCTCAACCTCACCCCGACCGAGTTTCGCTTATTGCTCTGTCTGGCCGAGCACGCTGGGCAAATGTTATCGTATACGCAGTTGGTGCGATGTGCGCAAGGTTACGAGACGACCGATCTCGAGGCGGGAGAGTTGATCAAGCCCCATATTCACCATTTACGACAAAAGATTGAGCCGGAGCCGAGCGCACCTCGTTATTTGCTTAATGTCCGTGGGAAGGGGTACATTCTGCAAATTTAA
- a CDS encoding SufE family protein, giving the protein MMNDQTFIPPRLAEIAADFRAASREEKLELLLEFSEQLPPLPPELRDHRGLEQVHECMSPVFVIAQRNGEQIEYYIDIPPEAPTIRGFAAILREGMNGLTPEQVLKVSSAFIQQMGLHQVLSPQRLNGINALLVYMKRQALRLLEGE; this is encoded by the coding sequence ATGATGAACGACCAGACCTTCATCCCGCCGCGCTTAGCCGAGATAGCGGCTGACTTCAGGGCAGCGAGTCGGGAAGAAAAATTAGAACTTTTGCTTGAATTCTCAGAGCAATTACCGCCACTACCCCCAGAATTGCGTGACCATCGCGGCCTGGAGCAAGTTCATGAATGTATGTCACCGGTATTTGTCATTGCACAGCGCAACGGTGAACAGATTGAATACTACATCGACATACCCCCAGAAGCACCGACGATCCGCGGGTTTGCCGCTATCTTGCGTGAAGGGATGAACGGACTAACGCCGGAGCAGGTGCTCAAGGTGTCGAGCGCATTCATTCAACAGATGGGGTTACATCAAGTGCTTAGTCCGCAGCGGCTAAATGGGATTAACGCGCTGCTAGTGTACATGAAACGACAGGCATTGCGCCTGCTCGAAGGAGAATGA
- a CDS encoding aldehyde dehydrogenase family protein, with product MPAMLINGQWRAAAQGDVFPVHNPATEEVIDYVPRATAADAEQAMIAAEQAFREWRRTTAHDKAHALHEIAHKMRAHAEELATLLTLEGGKPLVENRDEIGWCAACFDYYAELQRNTRGRVIPSVEPTQLAMVLKEPYGVVAAIVPWNYPLLLMSWKVAPALAAGNTVVLKPSEMTPLATLRFAELCCDHLPAGVLNIITGFGDVGRELVVSPRTQMIAFTGSFATGREIARLAAERVKKTHLELGGKDAFIVAEDADLDVAVPGVAWAALLNAGQVCTSTERVYVHESIARPFTERLVEFVRSLRLGPGMDPDTDIGPLIGEKYRAKVEDHVEEARARGATILTGGRRPPQFTRGFFYEPTVLTNVDHSFRIMREETFGPTIPIMTYRTFDEAIELVNDCDYGLGANLYTNDPRKVKQYYEEVKAGTCWVNDPLTDNDAGPFGGMKFSGGARELGEEGLEEFLETKHVHWDFTMARKPWWYPYGRKSS from the coding sequence ATGCCGGCAATGCTCATTAACGGTCAATGGCGAGCAGCGGCACAGGGTGATGTATTCCCGGTACACAACCCGGCGACCGAAGAGGTAATCGACTATGTGCCGCGGGCCACTGCTGCTGATGCTGAACAGGCAATGATCGCCGCCGAACAGGCATTTCGTGAGTGGCGACGAACGACAGCTCACGATAAAGCGCATGCGCTTCACGAAATTGCCCACAAAATGCGCGCGCATGCCGAAGAGCTGGCAACGTTGTTGACCCTCGAAGGCGGCAAGCCGCTCGTCGAGAACCGTGATGAGATTGGCTGGTGTGCGGCTTGTTTCGACTACTACGCCGAATTGCAGCGCAATACGCGCGGGCGCGTTATCCCCTCCGTCGAACCGACCCAACTGGCAATGGTGCTGAAAGAGCCGTATGGGGTCGTGGCGGCGATTGTACCTTGGAACTATCCGCTCTTGCTGATGTCGTGGAAAGTAGCACCGGCATTAGCAGCCGGTAATACGGTTGTGCTTAAACCGAGTGAAATGACGCCACTGGCAACGTTGCGCTTTGCCGAGCTATGCTGTGACCACTTACCAGCCGGTGTTCTCAATATCATTACCGGCTTTGGTGACGTCGGACGAGAATTGGTGGTCAGCCCTCGCACGCAGATGATCGCCTTCACCGGCAGCTTTGCGACCGGGCGTGAGATTGCCCGGCTCGCCGCCGAGCGGGTGAAGAAGACGCATCTTGAGTTAGGTGGTAAAGACGCCTTTATCGTCGCTGAAGATGCCGATCTCGACGTGGCTGTGCCTGGTGTCGCATGGGCGGCGTTGCTCAATGCCGGTCAGGTTTGTACCAGCACCGAGCGGGTGTATGTCCACGAGTCGATTGCGCGTCCCTTCACCGAGCGGTTGGTCGAGTTTGTGCGGTCATTGCGGTTGGGGCCGGGCATGGATCCCGATACCGACATTGGTCCACTCATCGGTGAAAAGTATCGCGCTAAAGTTGAGGATCACGTCGAAGAGGCACGGGCACGCGGTGCAACCATCTTGACCGGTGGTCGCCGTCCGCCACAGTTTACCCGCGGCTTTTTCTACGAACCGACGGTACTAACCAACGTTGATCACAGCTTCCGCATTATGCGTGAAGAGACATTTGGCCCAACAATCCCGATCATGACCTACCGTACCTTCGATGAAGCAATCGAGCTGGTTAACGATTGTGATTATGGGCTAGGGGCCAACCTCTATACAAATGATCCGCGCAAGGTCAAGCAATACTACGAAGAGGTGAAGGCTGGTACCTGCTGGGTAAACGATCCGCTCACCGATAATGATGCCGGCCCGTTTGGTGGTATGAAGTTCAGTGGTGGTGCGCGTGAGTTGGGCGAAGAGGGGTTGGAAGAGTTTTTAGAGACCAAGCACGTCCATTGGGATTTCACCATGGCACGCAAACCGTGGTGGTATCCGTATGGCCGCAAATCGTCGTAG
- a CDS encoding MBL fold metallo-hydrolase, whose amino-acid sequence MEVYPTPSDIALIDVYHLGRAHVIGTFLLLGDAPALIDPGPASTLPALKAGLDAHGLSVADLRAVVLTHIHLDHAGATGLLAVENSHLVVHVHERGAPHLIDPSRLLNSASLLYGDRMEQLWGNVRPVAPERIRVYTGGETLRLNGHTLRAFDAPGHAKHHLVWFDEANGAAFVGDNTGVRLPGVRMTRPATPPPDVDLEAWGRTHDLIEQLHPQWLCLTHFGAYDDVAFHLADARLRLRQWAEIVRQSLLAGHDEATGVATLEAALASEAATLSPVEQAAIIQQTGPLTLSWRGLARYWQKLGVSGVRS is encoded by the coding sequence ATGGAAGTCTATCCTACCCCGTCCGATATTGCCCTGATCGATGTCTACCATCTTGGGCGTGCCCACGTGATCGGTACGTTTCTGCTCCTTGGTGATGCGCCGGCACTGATCGATCCGGGGCCGGCCAGTACTTTACCCGCCCTGAAGGCCGGTCTCGATGCCCACGGTCTGTCGGTGGCCGATCTACGTGCAGTAGTACTCACCCATATTCACCTCGACCATGCCGGAGCAACCGGATTGTTGGCGGTGGAAAATTCGCATTTGGTAGTACACGTGCATGAGCGTGGGGCACCGCACCTGATCGATCCGTCTCGCTTGCTGAACAGCGCTAGCCTATTGTACGGTGATCGGATGGAACAGCTCTGGGGTAATGTGCGCCCGGTCGCGCCGGAACGCATCCGTGTGTATACCGGTGGTGAAACATTACGGCTCAATGGTCATACTTTGCGCGCATTTGATGCTCCCGGTCACGCTAAGCATCATCTGGTATGGTTTGATGAGGCAAATGGGGCTGCCTTTGTGGGTGACAATACCGGCGTTCGTTTGCCCGGTGTGCGGATGACCCGCCCGGCTACCCCACCGCCCGATGTCGACCTCGAAGCTTGGGGGCGCACACACGATCTGATCGAGCAACTGCATCCGCAATGGCTATGTCTCACCCATTTCGGCGCGTATGATGATGTAGCCTTCCACTTAGCCGATGCACGGCTACGCTTACGCCAGTGGGCCGAGATTGTACGGCAGAGTCTACTTGCCGGCCATGATGAAGCAACCGGCGTTGCCACCCTCGAAGCAGCACTGGCAAGTGAAGCCGCCACCCTTTCGCCGGTCGAACAAGCAGCGATCATCCAGCAGACCGGTCCACTTACGCTCAGTTGGCGCGGCTTAGCACGCTATTGGCAAAAACTAGGGGTATCAGGAGTACGTTCATAA
- a CDS encoding M20 metallopeptidase family protein yields the protein MLLERAQALADELIRIRRDIHAHPELGFQEHRTAALVAETLQEIGGIKITTGVAKTGVIGELGDGDGPVIAIRADMDALPILEENNVEYASTNPGVMHACGHDAHTAMLLGAAHLLRERFAAEHLRGRVRFLFQPSEEGWDDEAKSGALRMVEEGALQGVDAVIALHVDSTLPVGQVTIRGGWSSAAVDDFKGYIRGTGGHGAYPHLGTDPVFMLSHVLNALFGIRSRLINPMEPAILSVGTVRGGHASNVIPSEIFVQGTLRSFSEEVRAKLAKEVERAFAVAEAFGGSAEVKITRGYPAGWNDERVAEWMSQVAGEFLGANAIDRSRTGMGAEDFAYMTQQAPGAMLMLGAAIDDGKVRAHHTPIFDIDERALPIGTAILAETALRFLRGEVSL from the coding sequence ATGCTGCTTGAACGCGCCCAGGCACTCGCCGATGAGCTTATCCGCATCCGTCGTGATATTCACGCCCATCCCGAACTTGGGTTTCAGGAACACCGTACCGCTGCCCTTGTTGCTGAAACGTTGCAAGAGATCGGAGGGATCAAGATTACCACCGGCGTAGCCAAGACTGGTGTGATCGGTGAACTCGGTGATGGCGATGGGCCGGTTATCGCGATCCGGGCCGATATGGATGCGCTGCCCATTCTGGAAGAGAACAACGTGGAGTATGCCTCAACGAACCCCGGGGTGATGCATGCTTGTGGTCACGACGCGCATACGGCGATGCTGCTCGGCGCTGCCCATCTCTTACGCGAACGTTTTGCCGCCGAACATTTGCGCGGGCGTGTGCGTTTTCTCTTTCAACCTTCTGAAGAAGGGTGGGACGATGAGGCGAAGAGCGGTGCCCTCCGTATGGTTGAAGAAGGCGCATTGCAAGGGGTCGATGCCGTCATTGCGCTGCACGTCGATTCAACCCTGCCGGTTGGGCAAGTCACGATTCGCGGTGGTTGGTCGTCGGCAGCCGTTGATGATTTTAAGGGGTATATTCGCGGGACAGGTGGTCACGGGGCGTACCCACATCTCGGCACCGATCCGGTCTTTATGCTGTCGCATGTGCTGAACGCTCTGTTTGGCATTCGCTCACGCCTGATCAACCCGATGGAGCCGGCGATCCTCAGTGTGGGGACGGTGCGTGGTGGTCATGCTTCAAATGTGATTCCTAGTGAGATTTTTGTGCAGGGAACACTGCGTAGTTTTAGCGAAGAGGTACGGGCGAAACTTGCCAAAGAGGTTGAGCGTGCGTTTGCCGTGGCCGAAGCGTTCGGTGGTAGCGCCGAGGTGAAGATCACCCGTGGCTATCCCGCTGGCTGGAACGACGAACGGGTGGCTGAGTGGATGAGTCAGGTCGCCGGTGAATTCCTTGGAGCTAACGCGATTGATCGCTCGCGCACCGGTATGGGCGCGGAAGATTTTGCCTATATGACCCAGCAAGCGCCCGGCGCGATGTTGATGCTCGGTGCTGCGATTGACGACGGTAAAGTACGTGCTCACCATACACCCATCTTCGATATCGACGAGCGAGCACTCCCGATCGGTACTGCTATCTTGGCCGAAACGGCATTGCGTTTCTTGCGCGGTGAGGTGTCGTTGTAG
- a CDS encoding PAS domain S-box protein, translating into MNTTKLFIADTLRTRCVDLPLAERPILIALADALSTDNPSHLLVAIKQDGSIISRFNQLDRVRRQATELLNDIPTAAGPIADVVAKAQRTLIQEEEELLRQEHMLNQRLEQSFLTSPLATLETNEHGIITRWNPAAERIFGWSAEEAIGKNAIELLVPNIAREHVEDVVKALLSGQAKNSRNENITKDGRIIICQWYNAVLYYPDGRVAGWLSQTEDITDQIRAEEALRESQHRLTSLVRNLPGIAYRLRYTPTGWVPEFLSEGVTEITGYPASDFQATDQSPPRRRYVDLIVPEDRGPVRDSIRTALAQQRQYEITYRIVHADGNIRWVWERGSGVYDDNGQLLAIDGFVTDVTAERQAAEERQALHERIIAAQQAALRELSTPIVPISEGVIAMPLIGSIDSIRAQQVIETLLDGVSTTNARIVILDVTGVPVVDTQVANTLLRSAQAVRLLGAEVLLTGIRPEVAQTIVGLGLDLSHIRTLATLQDGILYALKYRHKGQTRPSRVA; encoded by the coding sequence ATGAATACCACCAAACTCTTCATTGCCGATACACTACGCACCCGCTGTGTCGATCTTCCCCTTGCCGAACGGCCAATATTGATTGCTTTGGCCGATGCCCTTAGTACCGATAACCCCTCGCATCTGCTGGTTGCAATCAAACAAGATGGATCGATCATCAGCCGTTTCAATCAACTCGATAGGGTTCGTCGGCAGGCAACCGAACTGTTGAACGATATACCGACCGCAGCCGGCCCTATTGCAGACGTTGTGGCCAAAGCACAGCGAACGCTGATTCAAGAGGAAGAGGAACTCCTCCGCCAAGAGCATATGCTCAACCAACGGCTCGAGCAGAGTTTCCTCACCTCACCGTTAGCCACCCTCGAAACAAATGAACACGGGATCATTACGCGCTGGAACCCTGCGGCCGAACGGATCTTTGGCTGGAGCGCGGAGGAAGCTATTGGCAAAAATGCGATTGAACTGCTCGTTCCCAACATTGCCCGCGAACACGTTGAAGATGTAGTAAAGGCTCTCCTCAGCGGGCAAGCCAAAAATAGTCGGAACGAAAACATCACCAAAGATGGCCGTATCATTATTTGCCAGTGGTACAACGCGGTACTCTACTACCCTGATGGCCGTGTCGCCGGTTGGTTATCGCAGACCGAAGACATTACCGATCAGATCCGTGCCGAGGAAGCGTTACGGGAGAGCCAGCACCGTCTGACTAGCTTAGTCCGTAACCTACCCGGTATCGCGTATCGGCTACGCTACACTCCTACCGGTTGGGTACCAGAGTTTCTCAGTGAGGGTGTCACCGAAATCACCGGCTATCCAGCTTCTGATTTTCAAGCCACCGATCAATCACCGCCACGCCGTCGTTATGTCGATCTGATTGTACCAGAAGATCGGGGACCGGTTAGAGATAGCATCAGGACCGCGCTAGCCCAACAACGCCAATACGAAATCACGTACCGGATCGTTCACGCCGACGGGAACATCCGTTGGGTATGGGAGCGCGGATCAGGGGTCTATGATGATAACGGTCAACTGTTAGCTATTGACGGTTTTGTGACCGATGTTACTGCCGAACGACAAGCTGCGGAAGAGCGACAGGCCCTCCATGAACGGATCATCGCAGCCCAACAAGCGGCCCTGCGCGAGTTGAGTACACCGATCGTACCGATTAGTGAAGGGGTCATCGCGATGCCGCTGATTGGTAGTATCGACAGCATACGCGCTCAGCAGGTGATCGAAACGTTGCTCGATGGCGTAAGCACAACCAACGCCCGGATCGTGATTCTTGATGTCACTGGCGTGCCGGTCGTTGACACCCAAGTCGCTAATACATTGCTCCGTTCAGCTCAAGCAGTGCGCTTGCTCGGGGCAGAAGTATTGCTCACCGGCATTCGACCTGAAGTTGCGCAAACGATTGTCGGCTTGGGATTGGATCTGAGCCATATCCGCACGTTGGCAACGCTGCAAGACGGCATTCTCTACGCACTCAAATACCGCCATAAAGGACAAACGCGACCATCGCGGGTGGCATAA
- a CDS encoding anti-sigma factor, giving the protein MTRQPSSTELPERDLVLLSAYIDSELTEAERTALEQRLAHDSRLRRELEELQATRDLLREQPWLTPPRSFTLTPEMAGVRQRRFNLVNWWQPFGGLVALVLLILFGWQMLRNGIQSTDAPATVMMAQTVPAREPAMILPSDEMNQPNANLKDEATTREADSTEHEHMTMTAQMTPESGIPAVRPPLAGGGGNAGLPPEAEEQRPATATPPSPPPLPVVIVLAVLLLIAAGVWLIKRNAE; this is encoded by the coding sequence ATGACACGGCAACCCTCTTCTACAGAACTACCAGAACGCGATTTAGTATTGCTCTCGGCATACATAGATAGTGAGCTAACGGAGGCCGAACGGACTGCCCTCGAGCAGCGGTTGGCCCATGATTCACGTCTGCGCCGTGAACTAGAAGAATTGCAGGCAACCCGCGATCTCTTGCGCGAACAACCGTGGCTCACACCGCCACGTTCATTCACGCTGACCCCAGAAATGGCCGGAGTACGGCAACGGCGGTTCAATCTGGTCAACTGGTGGCAACCGTTCGGTGGATTGGTTGCCCTCGTGCTGCTCATTCTGTTCGGATGGCAGATGCTGCGTAATGGTATTCAATCGACAGATGCACCGGCGACGGTCATGATGGCGCAAACTGTGCCGGCGCGTGAACCGGCGATGATACTGCCGTCCGACGAGATGAATCAGCCAAACGCCAATCTGAAAGACGAGGCAACGACTCGCGAGGCCGACTCAACAGAACACGAACACATGACGATGACCGCCCAAATGACCCCAGAAAGCGGCATACCGGCGGTGAGACCACCACTTGCCGGGGGCGGAGGCAATGCCGGTCTACCACCCGAGGCCGAAGAACAACGTCCGGCAACAGCGACTCCACCCAGTCCACCACCGTTACCGGTTGTGATCGTCTTAGCCGTCTTACTGCTGATTGCTGCCGGAGTGTGGCTGATCAAGCGTAATGCCGAATAG